Proteins encoded within one genomic window of Desulfonatronospira thiodismutans ASO3-1:
- a CDS encoding CheR family methyltransferase has protein sequence MKITPDELKVLAQYIYNVSGIHLDQSKAYLLESRLKPLIAEHNLSSYTQLYHKAKADASKTLEKAIIDAVTTKETLFFRDSGPFEVFKHKILPDIIDARSKRLHKSMPVKLRIWSAACSTGQEVYSIAIAIKETIPDLNKYQVSILGTDISDQAIAQASYGKYNKFEIERGLSKDKLQKYFSPTEDGNWRIKDEVRMLANFRKVNLMQAFSGLGRFDVIFCRNVAIYFKPDDKKKLFERLAGVLQPDGALIIGSTESLSGVTRSFVPKRYLRSIYYQPA, from the coding sequence ATGAAGATCACTCCGGATGAATTAAAGGTCCTGGCCCAGTACATTTATAATGTATCCGGGATTCACCTGGACCAGAGCAAGGCCTATCTGCTGGAATCCAGGCTGAAGCCCCTGATTGCCGAGCATAATCTTTCCAGCTACACGCAATTGTATCACAAGGCCAAGGCTGATGCCAGCAAAACACTGGAAAAGGCCATTATTGATGCAGTCACCACTAAAGAGACACTGTTTTTCAGGGACAGCGGTCCCTTTGAAGTCTTCAAGCACAAGATCCTTCCTGATATTATCGATGCCAGGTCAAAAAGGCTGCACAAGTCCATGCCGGTTAAGCTGCGCATCTGGAGCGCTGCCTGTTCCACCGGGCAGGAAGTCTACAGTATAGCCATCGCCATCAAGGAGACCATCCCGGATCTGAACAAATATCAGGTGAGCATTCTGGGCACGGATATTTCAGACCAGGCCATAGCCCAGGCCAGCTATGGCAAATATAACAAGTTTGAGATAGAGAGGGGGCTTAGCAAAGATAAGCTGCAGAAGTATTTTTCGCCTACAGAGGACGGAAACTGGCGCATCAAGGACGAGGTGCGCATGCTGGCCAATTTCCGCAAGGTAAACCTCATGCAGGCCTTTTCCGGCCTGGGCAGGTTCGACGTGATTTTCTGCCGCAACGTGGCCATCTATTTCAAGCCCGACGACAAGAAAAAGCTGTTTGAACGTCTGGCCGGGGTGCTCCAGCCCGACGGGGCGCTTATCATCGGCTCCACAGAATCCCTTTCCGGAGTGACCAGATCTTTCGTGCCCAAAAGATACCTGCGCTCCATCTATTACCAGCCGGCTTAA
- the carA gene encoding glutamine-hydrolyzing carbamoyl-phosphate synthase small subunit codes for MKALLALEDGTWFEGRSFTGMGEAEGEVIFNTGMTGYQEILTDPSYMGQMVCMTYPLMGNYGINPEDVESEKIQAAGFITRECCQIPSNWRSTQSLPDYLRGQKIMGMEGIDTRALTTHIRKYGAMRGVMSTTENDPGKLAQRALQLPHMEGLNLAEKAGCSKPFAWTEWGPIQADLNQDGSYDWPGSGGRVLVYDYGIKWNILRLLKAQGLELLVVPWNFGVQEAVKVAPDGVFLSNGPGDPAAMTKSIEIISGLLEKFPVAGICLGHQLLGLAMGASSFKLKFGHHGMNHPVKDMSTGKIEISSQNHGFCVNIDHLDFLEQTHINLNDNTLEGFRHKNRPVMAIQYHPEAASGPHDSRYFFSRYREMISES; via the coding sequence ATGAAAGCTTTACTGGCCCTGGAAGACGGGACCTGGTTTGAGGGCCGGTCTTTTACCGGAATGGGCGAAGCCGAGGGCGAAGTCATATTCAATACCGGCATGACCGGCTATCAGGAAATACTTACAGATCCTTCCTACATGGGGCAGATGGTCTGCATGACCTATCCGCTCATGGGCAATTACGGGATAAACCCCGAAGATGTGGAATCGGAAAAGATCCAGGCCGCCGGATTCATAACCAGGGAGTGCTGCCAGATTCCTTCCAACTGGAGATCCACCCAGTCTTTGCCTGATTATTTGAGGGGTCAGAAGATCATGGGCATGGAGGGCATAGACACCAGGGCCCTGACCACACATATCCGTAAATACGGGGCCATGCGCGGGGTCATGTCCACCACTGAAAACGATCCAGGCAAGCTTGCCCAGAGAGCCCTGCAGCTTCCCCACATGGAAGGACTTAATCTGGCTGAAAAGGCAGGCTGCAGTAAACCATTCGCCTGGACCGAGTGGGGTCCCATTCAGGCGGACCTCAACCAGGACGGCAGCTATGACTGGCCTGGCAGCGGAGGCAGGGTTCTGGTATATGATTATGGCATCAAGTGGAACATTTTAAGACTGCTCAAGGCCCAGGGACTGGAACTTCTGGTGGTCCCCTGGAATTTCGGGGTACAGGAGGCGGTCAAAGTCGCTCCGGACGGCGTTTTCCTGTCCAACGGGCCGGGTGATCCGGCAGCAATGACCAAAAGCATTGAGATCATCTCCGGACTGCTGGAAAAATTTCCCGTGGCCGGCATCTGCCTGGGACACCAGCTACTGGGACTGGCCATGGGGGCTTCGAGTTTCAAGCTCAAATTCGGCCATCACGGCATGAACCACCCGGTCAAAGATATGAGTACCGGCAAAATTGAAATCTCATCCCAGAATCACGGTTTCTGCGTAAATATCGACCACCTGGATTTTCTGGAGCAGACCCACATCAACTTAAACGACAACACCCTGGAAGGGTTCAGGCATAAAAACAGGCCGGTCATGGCCATCCAGTACCACCCTGAAGCAGCATCCGGCCCCCACGACAGCCGGTACTTCTTTTCCAGGTACAGGGAAATGATTTCTGAATCTTAA
- the kdsB gene encoding 3-deoxy-manno-octulosonate cytidylyltransferase, with the protein MRHRDNNSLVFTGIIPARYSSTRFPGKPLADILGKPMFWHVYQQAVQCRLLHRVYLATDDERIYQAAGELRVPALMTSPEHHSGTDRIMEAARQLGLARQSVVVNIQGDEPALEPKILDQLLEPFVSATGVCVTTPARRIDFQEAQSPNTVKVVISQRGRALYFSRSPIPWSHDGEGPFLGHIGLYAYRYDILEKFQQMEQSFLEQTEKLEQLRLLEAGIPIDVVVTRYACHGVDVPEDISRTVQLLQERQT; encoded by the coding sequence TTGAGGCACAGAGATAATAACTCTTTAGTCTTTACCGGAATCATCCCGGCCAGGTACTCCTCTACCAGGTTTCCGGGCAAACCTCTGGCGGACATCCTGGGCAAGCCCATGTTCTGGCATGTTTACCAGCAGGCGGTGCAATGCAGACTTCTGCACCGTGTCTACCTGGCAACAGACGACGAAAGGATTTACCAGGCAGCCGGAGAACTAAGGGTACCTGCACTCATGACCTCCCCGGAGCACCACAGCGGTACCGACCGCATCATGGAGGCCGCCCGGCAGCTGGGCCTGGCCCGACAGAGCGTGGTGGTGAACATCCAGGGGGATGAACCGGCCCTGGAACCGAAAATACTTGACCAACTCCTTGAGCCTTTTGTATCAGCAACCGGGGTCTGCGTGACCACCCCGGCCAGGAGGATAGATTTCCAGGAGGCGCAAAGCCCGAATACGGTCAAGGTGGTAATATCACAAAGGGGGCGGGCGCTTTATTTCTCCCGCAGCCCCATTCCCTGGTCCCATGACGGAGAAGGTCCTTTCCTGGGACATATCGGTCTGTATGCATATCGGTATGATATCCTGGAGAAGTTTCAACAGATGGAGCAAAGCTTTTTGGAGCAGACTGAAAAGCTTGAGCAATTGCGGCTTTTGGAGGCCGGCATCCCCATTGACGTGGTGGTTACCCGGTATGCCTGTCACGGGGTGGACGTGCCTGAAGATATTTCCAGAACAGTTCAACTATTGCAGGAGAGACAGACATGA
- a CDS encoding 3-deoxy-D-manno-octulosonic acid transferase: MKTRKISFCHWALLVLYSLLWVIALPILLIVRRETPIDSGRLGFGMPRGPFRVWIQAASVGEARLAAALVRELNRKGIRNILVTTNTRQGMDFLDSEIKEDAQKAYFPFDNMCIMAMALCRARPEKLVLLETEIWPSLLNACRRKNVPVVLGNGRLSLKSFCRYYPLRRFLASIGPDRIAAVSERDRERFSSLFPSAQTSVMSNIKFDLLVDKEPMAYVQNPLSSFFKPKHALIALGSVRREEEPQIARVIQKLYSARPKTTIALFPRHMTRIRPWQKILDSEGVPYTLRSSLESGTAPAGVILWDSFGELEAAYAMARSVFVGGSLMPCGGQNFLEALGQGVVPCVGPFWDNFTWVGREIVHAGLLIQVRDKNELSSKLQQPQSMSREQVEKKFKEYLQSRRGGTQELAGIVARHGSL, encoded by the coding sequence ATGAAGACCAGAAAAATTTCCTTTTGCCACTGGGCCCTGCTTGTTCTTTATTCTCTGCTATGGGTCATTGCCCTGCCCATACTGCTCATAGTCAGAAGAGAGACTCCCATTGACTCGGGCAGGCTGGGTTTCGGCATGCCCCGGGGACCCTTCCGGGTATGGATTCAGGCGGCTTCCGTGGGCGAGGCCAGACTGGCTGCTGCCTTAGTGCGCGAACTGAACCGCAAGGGTATCAGAAACATCCTGGTCACCACCAATACCCGGCAGGGCATGGATTTTCTGGACAGCGAAATCAAGGAAGATGCTCAGAAGGCCTACTTTCCTTTCGACAACATGTGCATCATGGCCATGGCCCTGTGCAGGGCCAGACCGGAAAAACTGGTGCTTCTGGAAACTGAAATCTGGCCGTCACTTCTCAATGCCTGCAGACGTAAAAATGTCCCGGTGGTCCTGGGCAACGGCCGCCTTAGCCTCAAGAGCTTCTGCCGCTACTACCCCCTGCGCAGGTTTCTGGCATCCATTGGTCCAGACAGAATCGCTGCTGTATCTGAAAGGGACCGGGAAAGATTTTCCTCGCTTTTTCCTTCTGCCCAGACATCGGTCATGTCCAATATCAAATTCGACCTCCTGGTGGACAAGGAACCCATGGCCTATGTCCAGAACCCCCTGTCCTCCTTCTTCAAGCCCAAGCACGCCCTCATAGCCCTTGGATCTGTGCGCAGAGAAGAAGAGCCTCAGATCGCCAGGGTAATACAAAAACTTTACAGCGCCCGCCCCAAAACCACCATCGCCCTTTTTCCCAGACACATGACCCGGATCAGGCCCTGGCAGAAAATCCTGGACAGTGAAGGCGTTCCATATACCCTGCGTTCCAGTCTTGAGTCCGGGACCGCCCCTGCCGGAGTAATACTCTGGGACAGCTTCGGAGAACTGGAAGCGGCTTATGCCATGGCCAGATCGGTTTTCGTGGGTGGAAGCCTCATGCCCTGCGGCGGACAGAACTTTCTGGAAGCCCTGGGTCAGGGTGTTGTTCCCTGCGTAGGACCCTTCTGGGACAATTTCACCTGGGTGGGCCGGGAAATTGTCCACGCCGGCCTGCTCATCCAGGTCCGGGACAAAAATGAACTAAGCTCTAAGCTGCAGCAGCCTCAGAGCATGTCCAGGGAACAGGTGGAAAAAAAGTTCAAGGAATATCTGCAGAGTCGCAGGGGCGGAACACAGGAGCTGGCCGGTATCGTTGCCAGACACGGGAGTTTATGA
- a CDS encoding D-alanine--D-alanine ligase family protein, which produces MRVLLIAGGWSKERQVSLNGAAQIKEALKSLGHEVLFLDLSPDYQELVNKAREADAAIINLHGAPGEDGSIQGVLEDVGLPYQGSGVRGSFLALNKALSKQFYANHGLRTPKGGLYFPQGRLHHVPPPVICKPNQGGSSLDMQIFYNQEEMYSFLNQVDSEHEILVEELINGHEVSCAVLDNEPLPPILIQPVKGDFFDYNSKYDPDGAVEICPAPISQEASRSIQEMSLQAHRILGLRHYSRSDFMLDQQDNIYILETNTLPGMTRTSLVPKAAQQAGIGFTELIARLLSLALNSNQPR; this is translated from the coding sequence ATGCGCGTACTTTTAATAGCAGGCGGGTGGTCCAAGGAGAGACAGGTTTCCCTGAACGGGGCAGCACAGATCAAGGAAGCGCTGAAAAGTTTAGGGCATGAAGTTCTTTTTCTAGATCTTTCCCCTGATTACCAGGAACTTGTAAATAAGGCCCGTGAAGCTGACGCGGCTATAATAAACCTGCACGGTGCTCCCGGTGAAGACGGCAGCATACAGGGTGTTCTTGAAGATGTTGGCCTGCCTTATCAGGGTTCCGGTGTTCGGGGTTCATTTCTGGCCCTGAACAAGGCCCTGAGCAAACAGTTTTACGCCAATCACGGTCTAAGGACTCCCAAAGGCGGGCTGTATTTCCCCCAGGGGCGCCTGCACCATGTGCCTCCGCCGGTGATCTGCAAGCCCAATCAGGGAGGGTCCAGCCTGGATATGCAGATATTTTACAACCAGGAGGAAATGTATTCTTTTCTGAACCAGGTGGACTCAGAACATGAAATCCTGGTGGAGGAACTCATCAACGGTCACGAAGTAAGCTGTGCTGTCCTGGACAATGAGCCCCTGCCGCCCATCCTGATTCAGCCGGTTAAAGGGGATTTTTTCGACTACAACAGCAAATATGATCCAGACGGAGCAGTAGAGATCTGCCCTGCTCCCATATCTCAGGAAGCAAGCCGGAGCATACAGGAGATGTCTCTGCAGGCCCACAGGATTCTGGGACTCAGGCACTACAGCCGTTCAGACTTCATGCTGGACCAGCAGGACAATATCTATATTCTGGAAACCAACACCCTGCCGGGCATGACCCGGACGAGCCTGGTACCCAAGGCGGCACAACAGGCCGGAATCGGTTTTACCGAGCTCATTGCCAGGCTTTTGTCCCTGGCGCTAAACTCCAACCAGCCGAGGTGA
- a CDS encoding HDIG domain-containing metalloprotein: MIYTFQPVPYPVDPRWKVPSREECLHYLELYNLPEHIIDHSVLVALVAGEICTLALQKGMQVDAGAVQASALLHDVGKFYCVEHGGCHNQLGASLAMELTGNPAIAQGVMHHVYWPGEVDIYRFFLPLVIIYSDKRVMHDRIVSLETRYSDIYTRYGINERMQGLIRQSWQQTLHIQEQLNQSLEADLNARTFNSRRVVQGETGFPERGSTDQGSAEKFRA; the protein is encoded by the coding sequence ATGATTTATACTTTCCAGCCAGTTCCTTACCCAGTAGACCCCCGGTGGAAAGTGCCCTCCCGGGAGGAATGCCTTCATTACCTGGAACTTTACAACCTTCCCGAGCATATCATAGATCACAGCGTCCTGGTAGCCCTTGTTGCCGGAGAAATCTGCACCCTGGCCCTGCAAAAGGGAATGCAGGTTGATGCCGGGGCGGTTCAGGCTTCTGCTCTGCTGCACGATGTGGGTAAATTTTACTGTGTGGAGCATGGCGGATGCCACAACCAGCTCGGGGCCAGCCTGGCCATGGAACTTACCGGCAACCCGGCCATTGCCCAGGGAGTCATGCACCACGTGTACTGGCCGGGAGAAGTGGATATTTACAGATTTTTCCTGCCGCTGGTCATCATCTACAGCGACAAACGGGTGATGCATGACCGGATAGTCAGCCTGGAAACAAGATATTCCGATATTTACACGCGTTACGGTATCAACGAGAGGATGCAGGGCCTTATCCGCCAGTCATGGCAGCAGACCCTGCACATCCAGGAACAGCTCAACCAGAGTCTTGAGGCGGATTTGAATGCGCGTACTTTTAATAGCAGGCGGGTGGTCCAAGGAGAGACAGGTTTCCCTGAACGGGGCAGCACAGATCAAGGAAGCGCTGAAAAGTTTAGGGCATGA
- a CDS encoding HypC/HybG/HupF family hydrogenase formation chaperone, with protein sequence MCLAVPMEVVSIEDNVAHVEVGGVKNQVRLDIVDQMPAVGDFVIVHAGFALRCIDRQEGLETLKLFQDSLGLELVK encoded by the coding sequence ATGTGTCTGGCCGTTCCCATGGAAGTGGTGTCCATAGAAGACAATGTGGCCCATGTGGAAGTGGGCGGAGTCAAAAACCAGGTACGCCTGGATATTGTGGACCAGATGCCGGCTGTAGGTGATTTTGTCATTGTCCACGCAGGTTTTGCCCTGAGATGCATTGACCGCCAGGAAGGCCTGGAAACCCTGAAACTGTTTCAGGACAGTCTGGGGCTTGAACTTGTCAAGTGA
- the hypD gene encoding hydrogenase formation protein HypD codes for MNLSSEFRDPDLCRRVLEQIQHLADSPFRFMEVCGTHTVSIFQSGIKSLLPENISHLSGPGCPVCVTHDLEVNTFLALAKMDLRLATFGDLMRVPGSRGDSLKKVQAEGARVDIVYSAFDALQLAVDNPSENVVFLAVGFETTAPTVAATVKVALKQQVENFFILPMHKLVPPALQALASDPDIRVDGLLLPGHVSTITGIEPFMFLAGDYNLPAVISGFEPLDILQSIQILLRMHKEKTPAVINSYKRAVADQGNPRARKVMQEVFKPVDTAWRGLGDIPGSGLSLRKEYLGFDARRKFEPAPLQPETNTGCKCGQVLKGKILPPQCPLFASVCTPAEPVGPCMVSTEGSCAAFFKYSL; via the coding sequence TTGAACTTGTCAAGTGAATTCCGGGACCCGGATCTTTGTCGCAGAGTTCTGGAACAGATTCAGCACCTGGCTGATTCACCTTTTCGTTTCATGGAAGTCTGCGGCACGCACACTGTTTCCATCTTTCAAAGCGGCATAAAGAGCCTTCTACCGGAGAACATTTCTCATCTTTCCGGCCCGGGCTGCCCTGTTTGTGTGACCCATGACCTGGAAGTAAATACTTTTCTGGCCCTGGCAAAAATGGATCTCCGCCTGGCCACCTTTGGAGACCTCATGCGTGTGCCGGGAAGCAGGGGCGACAGCCTGAAAAAGGTACAGGCAGAAGGGGCAAGGGTGGACATAGTCTATTCCGCCTTTGACGCCCTGCAGCTGGCTGTGGACAACCCTTCTGAAAACGTGGTTTTCCTGGCTGTAGGCTTTGAAACCACGGCCCCCACAGTAGCCGCCACTGTGAAAGTGGCTCTCAAGCAGCAGGTGGAAAATTTCTTCATTCTGCCCATGCACAAGCTGGTGCCCCCGGCTCTGCAGGCACTGGCTTCGGACCCGGACATAAGGGTGGACGGACTTCTTCTTCCGGGTCACGTCTCCACCATAACAGGCATTGAGCCGTTTATGTTTCTGGCCGGGGATTACAACCTTCCGGCTGTTATTTCCGGTTTCGAGCCCCTGGATATTTTGCAGTCCATCCAGATTCTGCTGCGTATGCACAAGGAAAAAACTCCTGCAGTGATCAATAGTTACAAAAGGGCGGTTGCAGATCAGGGCAACCCCAGGGCCAGGAAAGTGATGCAGGAGGTATTCAAGCCCGTGGATACCGCGTGGCGTGGACTGGGGGACATTCCGGGCAGCGGACTGTCTTTGAGAAAAGAATACCTGGGGTTTGACGCAAGGAGAAAATTTGAGCCTGCCCCGCTTCAACCTGAAACAAATACCGGGTGCAAATGCGGCCAGGTACTCAAGGGCAAAATTCTGCCGCCCCAGTGCCCGCTCTTTGCTTCCGTGTGCACACCGGCTGAGCCCGTGGGGCCGTGCATGGTTTCCACTGAGGGTTCCTGCGCAGCTTTTTTCAAATACTCATTGTAG